A single genomic interval of Macadamia integrifolia cultivar HAES 741 chromosome 6, SCU_Mint_v3, whole genome shotgun sequence harbors:
- the LOC122080860 gene encoding S-adenosylmethionine decarboxylase proenzyme-like, translating to MAVLLGTTHCPPSPSPIGFEGFEKRLEITFSEAPMFIDPLGRGLRALTRVQLDSILDAACCTIVDQLSNSEFDSYVLSESSLFLYPLKMILKTCGTTKLLQAIPPILEFASSLSLSVSSVKYSRGTFIFPDAQPSPHGSFTEEVEVLNGYLGNLASFGRAYVIGDPLIPNWNWHIYAASQNLPSKTDDDADRTPVITLEMCMTELDRDRAAVFYKKSEDDSAKKMTKLAGIADIMPTHELCDFDFEPCGYSMNAIDGGAFSTIHVTPEDGFSYASYEAMGFDPGSVEFEPLIQRVLRCFRPAQFSVAVTSFGGTGTWGEDDVVEGYACSNVVKQELPGGGCVVYRYFTVKEQECALSSPKSTLHCWEDLVEEVELFDKMKVEEESGAISALACPCVSVF from the coding sequence ATGGCCGTTCTACTGGGTACTACTCATTGCCCACCCTCGCCTTCACCAATCGGGTTCGAAGGATTCGAGAAACGTCTCGAAATCACATTCTCCGAAGCCCCCATGTTTATCGATCCGCTAGGTCGGGGACTCCGAGCCCTTACTCGTGTCCAACTCGACTCTATCCTTGATGCCGCTTGCTGCACTATTGTTGATCAGCTCTCAAATTCTGAATTCGACTCATATGTTCTTTCTGAATCGAGCCTCTTCCTTTATCCTCTGAAGATGATACTCAAGACTTGCGGAACCACAAAGCTGCTGCAAGCGATTCCACCGATTCTCGAATTCGCGagttctctctcgctctctgtTTCATCTGTTAAGTACTCTCGTGGGACCTTCATCTTCCCTGATGCCCAGCCTTCGCCGCACGGTAGCTTCACTGAAGAAGTCGAGGTCCTTAACGGCTATTTGGGTAATTTGGCCTCCTTTGGGAGGGCTTACGTCATCGGCGATCCCTTGATTCCAAATTGGAACTGGCACATCTACGCAGCCTCTCAGAACCTACCATCGAAGACAGACGATGATGCTGATCGTACGCCTGTGATTACTCTGGAGATGTGCATGACTGAGTTAGATAGGGACCGAGCCGCTGTTTTTTACAAGAAATCGGAAGATGACTCGGCCAAGAAAATGACAAAACTTGCTGGAATCGCCGATATAATGCCGACTCATGAGCTCTGCGACTTTGATTTCGAACCGTGTGGCTACTCGATGAATGCAATCGACGGTGGGGCTTTCTCGACGATTCATGTTACCCCCGAGGACGGGTTCAGCTACGCCAGCTATGAAGCCATGGGGTTCGACCCCGGTTCGGTTGAATTCGAACCGCTTATCCAACGTGTTCTGAGGTGCTTCCGCCCGGCTCAGTTTTCCGTTGCTGTGACGAGCTTTGGTGGGACTGGCACGTGGGGGGAAGACGATGTTGTGGAAGGGTACGCGTGCAGCAATGTTGTGAAACAGGAGCTTCCCGGTGGAGGGTGCGTGGTGTACCGTTACTTCACGGTGAAGGAGCAGGAGTGCGCATTGTCCTCACCTAAATCTACACTCCATTGCTGGGAAGACCTGGTAGAAGAAGTGGAGCTTTTTGATAAGatgaaggtagaagaagaaagcgGCGCCATATCTGCGCTTGCGTGTCCCTGTGTTTCTGTATTTTAA